In Aspergillus fumigatus Af293 chromosome 2, whole genome shotgun sequence, a genomic segment contains:
- a CDS encoding NAD(P)/FAD-dependent oxidoreductase, which produces MDPSEASFKIAIVGGGIVGSALAYFLSKSLENGNEVVLIDRSFSQLKGSTGHAPGFIGQYNESEALTRLAVDTVSEYKKIPGAFESIGGLEVATALEGVERLKVRYNMAKKVGLPAELLSPEQATKLAPDLVKNDILSALHFASDGAANAVRITSFFQDQARKNSVHFLETDVKEIIQEDGSVNGVRTTSGLVKAEKVVIATGIWSEDLCDFGVPIPVIPVAHPYMYGEQCQPKPRKSPFVRWPEFHVYARDHGTAYGLGAYDHKPLYHKPNETAIGDWVDAFDATLERARSLIPAETNLTIKEKFNGIFSMTPDNLPLVGRISSIKGLYMATAVWVTHAAGSAKFLTKLIQGEEVDESLKKALDPNRFQGKEMQALKEESLAGYNSIYSTNENRRSR; this is translated from the coding sequence ATGGATCCCTCGGAAGCATCATTCAAAATAGCTATTGTCGGCGGTGGTATTGTTGGGTCAGCCTTGGCTTACTTTCTATCAAAGTCATTAGAGAACGGCAATGAAGTCGTCCTCATCGATCGCTCGTTCTCTCAGTTGAAAGGTTCTACTGGGCATGCGCCTGGATTCATTGGTCAATACAACGAATCGGAGGCTCTTACACGCCTAGCAGTGGACACCGTCAGTGAATACAAGAAGATACCCGGTGCTTTCGAGAGCATCGGAGGGCTTGAAGTCGCTACCGCTCTCGAGGGCGTCGAACGATTGAAGGTCAGATACAAcatggcgaagaaggttgGCCTGCCTGCCGAACTACTGTCACCTGAGCAGGCAACTAAACTGGCACCTGATCTTGTCAAGAACGACATCTTGTCTGCATTGCACTTCGCAAGCGACGGGGCCGCAAATGCTGTTAGAATCACTTCATTTTTCCAAGACCAGGCGCGCAAAAATAGCGTTCATTTCCTAGAAACAGATGTTAAGGAGATTATTCAGGAAGATGGCAGTGTGAACGGTGTCCGAACTACATCTGGACTAGTTAAAGCAGAAAAGGTGGTTATCGCCACTGGCATCTGGTCAGAGGATCTCTGCGACTTTGGTGTGCCGATTCCGGTCATTCCTGTTGCGCATCCATACATGTATGGAGAACAGTGCCAGCCAAAACCCCGCAAGTCACCGTTTGTTCGATGGCCTGAATTCCACGTGTATGCCCGTGATCATGGCACAGCCTATGGACTTGGCGCTTATGATCACAAGCCGCTCTATCACAAGCCCAATGAGACTGCGATTGGTGACTGGGTCGACGCATTCGACGCAACACTGGAGCGCGCCCGCAGTTTGATACCTGCTGAGACGAATTTGACCATCAAGGAGAAATTCAATGGTATCTTCTCCATGACACCGGACAATCTGCCTTTGGTTGGCAGGATCTCGTCAATCAAAGGTCTATATATGGCCACTGCAGTGTGGGTCACTCATGCGGCTGGGTCAGCTAAATTCTTGACCAAGCTGATTCAGGGTGAAGAAGTTGACGAGTCCTTGAAGAAAGCACTGGACCCAAACCGGTTCCAGGGTAAGGAGATGCAAGCTTTGAAGGAGGAGTCGCTGGCAGGTTATAACAGCATCTATAGCACTAATGAGAACAGACGATCGCGATAG
- a CDS encoding putative protein kinase, which translates to MSMFRPASEISSSESQSSSDESDHGILPTASRKTRGESHSGNGARTASFDRESGTENISEASMDVLDVEAQGHTAWMTSALLEFYCLSKATDILNAREGSQMRYTRDSPEVQHLAKKMYAHQSQLLSTHGMLPGGIESDEWEERRQRYRETLDGIGLQALKGLNLDDIPKQTPSLDATKDVVLASKASNRMQVHVKTDFARPAQMRRQYSGLLGFREQDAGRGDAHAPEHQPFALLGSSPVSFPLFRPNPPPPTPAISRYATEFSEVRVLGRGSFGEVYHVKNHIDGQNYAIKKIPLSHRRLQQLQGGNQNQLESIMKEIRTLARLEHTNVVRYYGAWVEQAHISDLLHSKNMSAMEFQHEESHSLYVEESNDEQSFGVVFEHSEVSAVEARSNSTSAESEADASHHSRRRYSHATSSSRFSKNSLTRSLEDDEEVESIPRDVNFASHGQLSTIGGTDDDIFTDGLSYDASKLQIQRRRQNGSQLPAVVLHIQMSLHPISLNAYLSPQSVGPIEHGHPSSRRHCFHMIPSLRLMLRIISGVEYLHAKSIIHRDLKPANIFLSPSENGELDGCPSCMANYGSTPDYCHPRIGDFGLVADVSHLNDCPTPSFEENPKLERVVGTEFYRPPLTTNGENYSNGMFQTGNHQFSYIIDETLDVYALGVILFELLYRLNTKMERQMVLTDLTKGTNRQSPTRICIRNTVFPADFAQKLDMGSIILEDGVSVADSLMRCISGMLEPNPHRRLRCADVKRALENILDATATQDRSC; encoded by the coding sequence ATGTCTATGTTCAGACCAGCTTCGGagatctcttcttctgagTCTCAATCCAGCTCCGATGAAAGCGACCATGGAATACTTCCAACAGCCTCGAGGAAGACCCGGGGCGAGTCTCATTCCGGGAATGGTGCACGGACTGCATCCTTCGATAGGGAGTCTGGCACTGAAAACATCTCTGAAGCATCAATGGACGTCCTTGATGTCGAAGCTCAGGGTCATACAGCATGGATGACCTCCGCCTTGCTCGAGTTTTACTGCCTCAGCAAAGCAACAGACATCCTCAATGCCAGGGAAGGCTCTCAGATGCGGTACACTCGGGACTCTCCGGAGGTACAGCATCTGGCCAAAAAGATGTATGCCCATCAATCGCAGCTGCTATCGACACATGGAATGTTACCTGGAGGCATTGAGAGCGACGAATGGGAAGAGAGAAGACAGAGGTATCGCGAAACCCTTGATGGAATTGGCCTGCAGGCCCTCAAAGGGCTAAACTTGGATGATATCCCTAAGCAGACGCCGTCTCTCGATGCAACGAAAGACGTCGTTTTGGCTTCCAAAGCCTCAAATCGGATGCAAGTCCATGTAAAAACGGATTTTGCACGACCTGCGCAAATGAGGCGTCAATACAGCGGACTGTTGGGGTTCAGAGAGCAAGATGCCGGAAGAGGCGACGCGCACGCGCCAGAGCATCAGCCGTTCGCCCTCTTGGGTAGTTCGCCTGTGAGCTTCCCGTTATTCAGGCCCAATCCGCCACCACCGACTCCAGCTATATCTCGTTATGCGACGGAATTCTCAGAAGTGAGAGTCCTCGGTCGCGGATCATTTGGCGAAGTCTATCATGTGAAGAATCATATTGACGGGCAGAATTACGCAATCAAGAAGATTCCGCTGAGTCATAGGCGGCTTCAGCAGTTGCAAGGCGGCAATCAAAATCAACTAGAAAGTATCATGAAAGAGATACGAACCCTTGCTCGACTGGAACATACCAATGTTGTCCGATACTATGGTGCGTGGGTGGAACAGGCTCATATATCTGACCTTCTTCACTCAAAGAATATGAGTGCAATGGAGTTCCAGCACGAGGAGAGCCACAGCCTGTACGTGGAAGAATCAAACGACGAGCAGAGTTTCGGAGTGGTATTTGAACATTCGGAAGTTTCTGCAGTTGAGGCACGCTCAAATTCTACGTCTGCTGAATCTGAAGCCGATGCTTCTCATCATTCGCGACGTCGCTACAGTCATGCTACGTCATCGTCGCGCTTCTCAAAGAATAGCTTAACAAGGAGtcttgaggacgacgaggaggtcgagTCGATCCCTCGAGATGTCAATTTTGCGTCTCACGGTCAGCTGTCGACGATTGGCGGCACCGATGACGATATCTTCACCGACGGACTCAGTTACGATGCGTCCAAGCTGCAGATCCAACGAAGGCGTCAAAATGGGTCTCAGCTTCCTGCTGTTGTTCTCCATATTCAAATGTCTCTGCATCCTATCTCACTGAACGCATATCTCAGTCCTCAGTCTGTGGGCCCCATAGAACATGGCCACCCGTCTTCACGGCGTCACTGCTTCCATATGATACCATCGTTGAGATTAATGCTACGTATAATCTCTGGGGTGGAATATCTGCACGCCAAAAGCATAATTCATCGTGATCTGAAGCCGGCAAATATCTTCCTCTCACCATCCGAGAATGGCGAACTCGATGGGTGCCCTTCCTGCATGGCGAATTACGGGTCCACACCTGATTACTGTCATCCCAGAATAGGAGACTTTGGTCTTGTCGCAGATGTATCACATCTGAATGACTGTCCTACCCCCTCTTTCGAGGAGAATCCAAAGCTCGAGCGTGTCGTTGGCACGGAGTTTTACCGCCCACCCTTGACCACTAATGGAGAGAATTACTCTAATGGCATGTTCCAAACCGGAAATCATCAATTCAGTTACATCATCGACGAGACCCTTGATGTTTACGCTCTTGGAGTTATACTTTTTGAGCTTCTTTATCGTCTGAACACTAAGATGGAACGACAAATGGTTCTGACTGACTTAACAAAGGGCACGAATCGACAGTCACCGACCAGAATTTGCATTAGAAACACTGTATTCCCAGCAGACTTTGCACAGAAACTCGACATGGGGTCGATCATACTAGAGGATGGTGTGTCTGTAGCTGACTCGTTGATGAGGTGTATCAGCGGCATGCTAGAGCCCAACCCTCATCGACGCTTGCGCTGTGCGGATGTCAAGAGAGCTCTGGAAAATATTCTGGACGCTACTGCCACACAGGATCGTTCCTGTTGA
- a CDS encoding acyl-CoA dehydrogenase family protein, which yields MTRKDPPPTAPYSEPLLPQLDIKNPYYTDLHHELRAYVRNYVETSIVPYAQDWETAGQVPEEVRRRHCDLGFGIVHPLTSEEDAAGISLPGNVPREKWDTWCNLIVTDELTRVGYVGVIWGLGGGNSIGCPPIARFGTPEQRRRWLPKVARGDIRFCLGITEPDAGSDVANIQTTARLDGDHYVVNGAKKWITNGIWADYCTAAVRTGGPGRNGISLLVIPLTAPGVTRRRMHNSGVNASGSTFLQFEDVRVPADNLIGKENKGFPIIMSNFNPERLTLACAALRLARVCAEDAFHYAVQRETFGAPLIQRQAIQSKIFRFGLMIEPAYAFMEQLVNIIELTKDRPADDVKIGGMTALLKVMSTRALEKSVREAQQILGGAGYNKSGRGARIEQISRDVRVHVVGGGSEEIMMGLALQEETKALKTRRQALEKQSKL from the exons ATGACTCGTAAAGATCCCCCCCCGACAGCTCCCTACAGCGAACCCCTTCTTCCCCAACTAGACATCAAAAACCCCTACTACACAGACCTCCACCACGAACTCCGCGCCTACGTCCGCAATTACGTAGAAACATCCATCGTCCCCTACGCTCAAGACTGGGAAACAGCGGGTCAAGTCCCCGAGGAAGTCCGACGGCGCCATTGCGACCTGGGGTTCGGAATTGTCCATCCTCTAACCTCTGAGGAAGACGCGGCAGGAATCTCATTACCCGGTAACGTGCCCCGTGAGAAATGGGATACGTGGTGTAACCTCATTGTTACGGACGAGCTTACCCGGGTCGGATATGTGGGTGTTATATGGGGCCTGGGGGGTGGAAATAGTATCGGGTGTCCGCCTATCGCCAGGTTCGGAACCCCGGAGCAGAGGCGAAGATGGTTACCTAAGGTTGCGAGGGGGGATATCAGGTTTTGCTTGGGGATTACAGAGCCTGATG CTGGTTCAGATGTTGCGAATATCCAGACGACTGCAAGATTAGATGGTGATCATTACGTTGTCAATGGGGCGAAGAAATGGATCACGAATGGTATCTGGGCTGATTATTGCACTGCTGCTGTGAGGACGGGGGGACCGGGAAGGAACGGCATCAGTCTGCTTGTGATTCCTTTGACTGCGCCTGGGGTGACTCGCCGGCGGATGCACAATTCAGGCGTCAATGCCAGTG GGTCGACGTTTCTTCAATTCGAAGATGTTCGGGTACCGGCTGATAATCTAAtcggaaaagaaaacaaaggCTTCCCCATCATTATGTCGA ATTTTAACCCCGAGCGTCTTACTCTTGCATGTGCCGCTTTGCGGTTGGCTCGTGTCTGCGCAGAGGATGCCTTCCACTACGCAGTGCAGCGAGAGACCTTCGGCGCGCCTCTCATCCAAAGACAGGCAATACAATCCAAAATCTTCCGGTTCGGCCTCATGATCGAGCCTGCGTATGCATTTATGGAGCAGCTcgtcaacatcatcgagCTCACAAAAGATCGACCTGCTGACGACGTGAAGATTGGTGGCATGACGGCCTTGCTGAAGGTAATGTCTACTAGAGCTCTTGAGAAGAGTGTTCGTGAAGCGCAGCAGATCCTGGGAGGCGCTGGGTATAATAAGTCCGGAAGGGGAGCACGAATTGAGCAGATTTCCCGCGACGTGCGAGTGCATGTAGTTGGGGGTGGTAGTGAGGAAATTATGATGGGTCTCGCGTTACAGGAGGAGACCAAGGCCCTTAAGACGCGGAGGCAGGCTCTTGAGAAACAGTCGAAACTTTAG